The following coding sequences are from one uncultured Fusobacterium sp. window:
- a CDS encoding WYL domain-containing protein, producing MKKIRVTVPEDIWRLMKNDVEEFGINNNKLCNYILERFKYNKKMDAEKLLETQGRPVKKIIQFDLNVSNREIYYDVLKANEVDVEAEYFRELFELYTSKFKYQRELFIFEDRVKMILEGIKEKKKIKIKYLSRVFNVEPYFIKREERGDENFLFCYDEEKKNYANFKLKELEIISILDEKIKGKDKKFIENMRKNFDPFFGNGNIVKVRLTEEGESLLKSFTNYRPKLLKKEGHVYFFEVANENAKIYFRQFSKEAEILEPKKLREEIRAEYLEILELYKD from the coding sequence ATGAAGAAAATTAGAGTAACAGTACCAGAAGATATTTGGCGTCTTATGAAAAATGATGTTGAAGAATTTGGAATAAATAATAATAAACTTTGCAACTATATCCTTGAAAGATTTAAATATAACAAAAAGATGGATGCAGAAAAATTGTTGGAAACTCAAGGAAGACCAGTAAAAAAGATAATACAATTTGACTTAAATGTTTCTAATAGAGAGATATATTATGATGTTTTGAAAGCTAATGAAGTAGATGTAGAGGCAGAGTATTTTAGAGAACTATTTGAACTTTATACTTCAAAATTTAAGTATCAGAGAGAGCTTTTTATTTTTGAAGATAGAGTAAAAATGATTTTAGAGGGAATAAAAGAGAAAAAGAAGATAAAGATAAAATATCTGAGCAGAGTTTTTAATGTAGAACCTTATTTTATAAAAAGAGAGGAGAGAGGGGATGAAAACTTTCTTTTCTGTTATGATGAGGAGAAGAAAAACTATGCTAACTTTAAATTAAAAGAGCTTGAAATAATTTCTATTCTTGATGAAAAGATAAAAGGGAAAGATAAGAAATTTATTGAAAATATGCGTAAAAATTTCGACCCATTTTTTGGTAATGGAAATATAGTTAAAGTTAGACTTACAGAAGAGGGAGAGAGTCTTTTAAAGAGTTTTACTAACTATCGTCCAAAACTTTTAAAAAAAGAGGGGCATGTTTATTTCTTTGAAGTAGCTAATGAAAATGCTAAGATCTATTTTAGACAATTTTCTAAAGAGGCAGAGATATTAGAGCCTAAAAAACTTCGTGAAGAGATAAGAGCTGAATATCTTGAGATATTAGAGTTATATAAAGATTAA
- a CDS encoding FeoA family protein — translation MLPLAFAELNKEVTIKDIRGTGCCKGQLLEKGFCIGKKLCVLKDGNGGVIVKMNNCKYALNFGLASKIIVEI, via the coding sequence ATGTTACCATTAGCTTTTGCAGAACTAAATAAAGAGGTTACTATAAAAGATATAAGAGGAACTGGTTGTTGTAAAGGGCAATTACTAGAAAAAGGTTTTTGTATAGGTAAAAAACTTTGTGTACTAAAAGACGGAAATGGTGGAGTTATTGTTAAAATGAATAACTGTAAGTATGCTTTGAATTTTGGTTTGGCATCTAAGATAATAGTAGAGATATAA